aaggatatttgaataagagtttttcaatgaaagacctcggtgaagttgcttatatattgggcatcaagatctataaagatagatcgagacgcttgattggactttcacaaagcacataccttgacaaagttttgaaaaagttcaaaatggatcaaacaaagaaagggttcttgcctgtattgcaaggtgtgaagttgagtaagactcaatgcctgaccactgcagaagatagagagaaaatgaaatatgttccctatgcttcagccataggctccatcatgtatgcaatgctgtgtaccagacctaatgtgtgccttgctattagtttagcagggaggtaccaaagtaatccaggagtggatcaccggacagcggtcaagaacatcctaaaatacctaaaaaggacgaaggatatgtttctcgtttatggaggtgacaaagcactcatcgtaaatggttacgtcgatgcaagctttgacactgatccagacgattctaaatcgcaaaccggatacgtgtttttattaaacggtggagctgtcagttggtgcagttctaaacaaagcatcatagcgggatatacatgtgaagcggagtacatagctgcttcagaagcagcaaatgaaggagtctggatgaaggagttcatatccgatctaggtgtcatacctagtgcatcgggtccaatgaaaatcttttgtgacaatactggtgcaattgctttggcaaaggaatccatctttcacaaaagaaccaagcagatcaagagacgcttcaactccatccgggatcaagtccagatggaagacatagagatttgcaagatacatacggatctgaatattgcagacccgttgactaagtctcttccatgagcaaaacatgatcaacaccaaggctccatgggtgttagaatcattactgtgtaatctagattgttgactctattgcaagtgggagactgaatgaaatatgccctagaggcaataataaagttattatttatttccttatatcatgataaatgtttattattcatgctagaattgtattaaccggaaacatgatacatgtgtgaatacatagacaaacaaagtgtcactagtatgcctctactagactagctcgttaatcaaagatggttatgtttcctagccatagacatgagttgtcatttgattaatgggatcacatcattaggagaatgatgtgattgacttgacccattccgttagcttagcatttgatcgtttagtttgttgctattgctttcttcatgacttatacatgttcctgtgactatgagattatgcaactcccgtttaccggaggaacactttgtgtgctaccaaacttcacaacgtaactgggtgattataaaggtgctctacaggtgtctccaaaggtacttattgggttggcgtatttcgagattaggatttgtcactccgattgtctgagaggtatctctgggcccactcgataatacacatcacttaagccttgcaagcattgcaactaatgagttacttgcgggatgatgtattacggaacgagtaaagagagttgccggtaacgagattgaactaggtattgagataccgacgatcgaatctcgggcaagtaacataccgatgacaaagggaagaacgtatgttgttatgcagtttgacgataaatatcttcgcagaatatgtaggagccaatatgagcatccaggttccgctattggttattgaccagagacatgtctcggtcatgtctacatagttctcgaacccgtagggtctgcacgcttaaagttcgatgacggttatattatgagtttatatgttttgatgtaccgaaagtagttcggagtcccgtatgtgatcacggacatgacgaggagtctcgaaatggtcgagacatgaagattgatatattggacgactatattcggacaccggaatggttccgggggttatcggatatatactagagtacgagagggttaccggaacccccggaggttaatgggcctcatgggcccaattggtggaagaggagaggcggccaaggggcagccgcgcgcccctcccctcccaagtccaaattggactaggaaggggggtggcgcccccctttcctttctccctctttctccttccctctcctctcctactccaacatggaaaggggggagtcctactcccggtgggagtaggactcctcatggggcgcgccaagggtggtcggccccctccccctcctctactcctttatatacggggagggaggcaccccctagagacacaacaattgatcccttggatctcttagctgtgtgcggtgcctcctcaaccataatccacctcggtcatatcgtagcggtgcttaggcgaagccatgtgtcggtagaacatcatcatcgtcaccacgccatcgtgctgacgaaactctccctcaaagctcggctggatcggagttcgagggacgtcatcgagttgaacgtgtgcataactcagaggtgccgtgcgtttggtgcttgatcggtcggatcgtgaagacgtacgactacatcaaccgcgttgtgccaacgctttcgctttcggtctacgagggtacgtggacaacactctcccctctcgttgctatgcatcaccatgatcttgcgtgtgcgtaggagtttttttgaaattactacgttccccaacagtcagcCCTCCATAACTTTACCTGTTGAGGTCCTTGCATATTGCACGAAACCTGTTTTGCCAACATCAGTTTCACTACTTGACTTAAGATTAGCATCATTTTACATGTGTAGCTTTCTCATTGATTTTTTCCTTTTGTTGTTTTTCCCTTGGGCAGACTCGTCATCACTCTTTTTGATGTCATGAGCATTGTCACTGCATAGTTACTTCGAAGCACTTCTCTAGTATATTGAAATTCATATACGGCTCCACCCAATTTCCCCAACCTTAGCAGTTGGCACCAGTCCTGGATCTAAGCATCCAAACTTGACTCTGACATATGTAAAATTCTTTAGAGTGTTTGGGTATAGAGCCAAAGGCTTGCCCACCATAGTAGTTACTCTGAACACTGTTTTCTTGTTCATGAATTTCATGGAAAACCCTTTGATCCTAAACCATGATTCTTCTAGGAAACCTATTGGTTCCAAATTTACAACCCCTTTTGAGATCTCCATGACCCCCCCACACACCTTTATTGTTTTCATTGGTTCCAAATTTACAACCCCTTTCTCCCtctttctccttccctctcctctcctactccaacatggaaaggggggagtcctactcccggtgggagtaggactcctcatggggcgtgccaagggtggtcggccccctccccctcctctactcctttatatacggggagggaggcaccccctagagacacaacaattgatcccttggatctcttagctgtgtgcggtgcctcctccaccataatccacctcggtcatatcgtagcggtgcttaggcgaagccatgtgtcggtagaacatcatcatcgtcaccacgccatcgtgccgacggaactctccctcaaagctcggctggatcggagttcgagggacgtcatcgagttgaacgtgtgcataactcagaggtgccgtgcgtttggtgcttgatcggtcggatcgtgaagacgtacgactacatcaaccgcgttgtgccaacgctttcgctttcggtctacgagggtacgtggacaacactctcccctctcgttgctatgcatcaccatgatcttgcatgtgcgtaggattttttttgaaattactacgttccccaacagtcagcCCTCCATAACTTTACCTGTTGAGGTCCTTGCATATTGCACGAAACCTGTTTTGCCAACATCAGTTTCACTACTTGACTTAAGATTAGCATCATTTTACATGTGTAGCTTTCTCATTGATTTTTTCCTTTTGTTGTTTTGCCCTTGGGCAGACTCGTCATCACTCTTTTTGATGTCATGAGCATTGTCACTGCATAGTTACTTCGAAGCACTTCTCTAGTATATTGAAATTCATATACGGCTCCACCCAATTTCCCCAACCTTAGCAGTTGGCACCAGTCCTGGATCTAAGCATCCAAACTTGACTCTGACATATGTAAAATTCTTTAGAGTGTTTGGGTATAGAGCCAAAGGCTTGCCCACCATAGTAGTTACTCTGAACACTGTTTTCTTGTTCATGAATTTCATGGAAAACCCTTTGATCCTAAACCATGATTCTTCTAGGAAACCTATTGGTTCCAAATTTACAACCCCTTTTGAAATCTCCatgaccgcccccccccccccccacacacaccttTATTGTTTTCATTGGCAGGCTCCCAAAGTGTACCTTCTAGGGCCCGAGCATTGAGGACCCTGACAATGAATTCAGTTTCAGAAGCGGATTTATCATAGAACTCCACTTGATCCCCACTGACTGGGTCCACACATCAAATTCATGCTCAGCTTACTTTCCAAAGAATTCTCCTTGTAGAATCTTGAGAAATGCTTCACGTAATTGATCTTGTGGCCTGGTTTCAGAAATCACTTCCAGAACTGGTTTCTTACGAACATTTATAACTACACGCGTTAATTTTCTTGTGTAATTTCTAAAACTTACAAGTTACAAGTATGAATTTGGTAATTTTCAGAGAAGGGTTTATATGTGCATGTACACATAATGACATTTTCCCTTTGTGGGCCTTAAGCGAAGAATAAGTACTCCCTTTGTGGGCCTTAAGCGAAGAATCAGTACTCTCAAATGTCGTCCCAATTTAGCCGAAAATGTTTTCCTTGGTCCCATCTCATGGTACAGTTTAGAAATATAAATTGCCCATAATTGGAAGATAAGAATGATTATCCTGGCGAGCACCACTAATAAACTAACTAATTAGTGAAGGACACATGAATAAATGATATAAGCACATGTACATTAGCATCCAATTTAAGATGGTGTACTTGATTGACGGGAACCGATTCTGATCGCCACCCATGAACGAGAGGATGTGCGGTTTGTTGCAGCGTGCGATCGGACACGATTGGTTTCGATGGTCACGCGCCCAACACCGTGATCCCCTTCATCATGCACTTGAACTCCCCAAAGTCGACGCGGCCGTCGCTGTTACGGTCGACGTTGCAAATCATCTGGCGCACGGTGGCGAGGCTGCTGCCCTCGGGGAGGCCCAGCTTCTTGAGCACCTCCTGCAGCTCGGTTGCCGAGATGAAGCCGTCGCCGTCCACGTCGAACACCTTGAACgcctccttcatctcctcctcgtccCCGCCCGCGCCGGCCTCGCCGTCCTCGGGCACGTCGTCCAGCGCGCCGAAGAGCGCGTCACCCAGCTCACGGTGGAGGCACTCGAAGTCCTGGAACCGAAGCCCCGCCGCGCCCTCGGGGACGTACGCGCCCACAGTGGAGGCCAGGCCCTCGCGGTCGGCGACGAGCCCGAGCGAATCCAGCGCCTGCGCCAGCTCGTCGACCGTGATCTGACCGTCGCCGTTCTTGTCGAACAGGTCGAACACCCGGCGGAGGCGAACCGAGTTGAGGCTGCCGTTACGGAGACGGAACGACGCCGTGGCCGGGGCACCGCCATCCAACGACGGCTTCACCACCGCCGCGACGCTCTGCCTCGTATCCATTGTATGTTAGAGCTTCCTGCTACCAATTTTTGGCGACAACTTTTTTCTTATATATGCTGGCCATCATAACCAACTTGTTTGATGGGTCGAGCGCATTGGGTGGTTTCGCCATGGAAACAACACGTGGCCTAAAATATTTCTTGTCTAATTTGTCTACGGACCTGCTTACAGCAAGCAAAAGCTTGCCATTTGAATTTACTAAACTAGCACGCACCCTTTTTAGGAGAATGCCACCAACCTAACATTCTATACATTCATGCATGGCATGGTTTCCACACTTGTCCTATGCAAACAACTTTCAATCTGGGTACTGTATGCAAATGTTAGTAGTGAAGCAACTCGTGCGTTTGAATTCCATTTTTGTAGATTCAAAATGCAATAACTACTAAACCAAGTGTTGGAGTTATAATATGTTTTTTAGTCTTAGGTTCCTCGCAATGAGCTTTTAAAAAATATATCTCATTTGTATACATTTTgacaaaatatttttttaaattagCTTTAGTATTCAGACCAATAAGTTTGTACTAATTGTTTAGTCTCACAACTAATGTTGCTTCTTATTTATGTGGACATCTTtcaatttagaaaaaataatcgcGACTaacatgtgtgtgtgagagagagagagagagagagagagagggcgcacCAAGGCCCCCCAACGCATTGGTCTttgcagctgagggagtcctggactaagggtcctcgagcgtccggcctaatggacatgggccggactgatgggctatgaagatacaagaccgaagactctcacccgtgtccggacgggactcttcttggcgtggatggcaagtttgacgttcggatatgaagattcctttctctgtaaccaactttgtataaccctagtcccctccggtgtctatataaaccggagggcttattccgtagagacaatcataatcacataggctagacttctagggttttagccattacgatctcgaggtagatcaactcttgtaaccctcatactcatcgatattaatcaagcagggcgtagggttttatctccatcaagagggcccgaacctggataaacatcgtgtcccctgtcttctgttaccatcaacctcagacgcacagttcgggaccccctacccgggatccgccggttttgacaccgacattggtgctttcattgagagttctgctgtgccgtcgtcagaaggttcgatggcctcatccatcatctacaacaacgctgccAGGGGGGGTGTCTTTCTTcctggccagatcttcgtattcggcggcttcgcactgcgagccaactcgcttggccatctagagcagatcgacagctacgcccctggccgttaggtcagatttggaaggtTGAACTACattgctgatatccgcggagacttgatctttgacggatttgagcccatggcagccgctccctgccaccacgatgaacatgacctaaatctgtcatcgtaCCATACACAGGACATCGCTCTGGCCCTAGATTCGGAGCAGCTTGCGccatccgaagatgggaagcttaaccccgccacggaagccgcagacttagcggcgttggagccgcacacagacccaacttcGAGCGAGGTCTACATCATCGGACCCCCGGATTCATCTCCGGTCACTGGTTCCGAACTACATGCATCCACGTCCGACGAGCCTTACCAGGCGCCGGTCGTCGAATTCAGTTCCACGGACATCTTCCGgtactcacctttaggcgatgtgctaaactcattaaaaaccctctctttagcaggggactcacagccgaattatatctgttttgaactgggggctgatgacggggaatttcgcttcccacccacctcccacttaatagccactgttgaagatctaaccgacatgctcgactacgactccggagacatcgacgacatggacgatgatgccgaagaGGGGCAGgcccaagacccgccatttaccgggcgctggacggccacctcctcctaggacgtatacatggtggacacacccaaagaagttaatggcgatgacaaagaagacccaatGGAAGATAAACCTCCGGAGACACAGCCAAAGCGCCGATGATAGCGGCGCCGTTCTAGGTCACGCCGTGAGaaagacagcaataccgacacaggagaaaataatactccagacggtgccgaagacaatgaagaccccgttgagccaacttccggACAGGACAAACGGGAAGATGGGCgggtcagccctgatgaacaggccatgcacaaagactcgaaggacagtgattatcttccactctccgaggatgaggtgagcctcggtgacgaagattttatcacgcctgaggaacctctcgagcaggagcgctttaagcgccgactaatagccactgcaaggagcctgaaaaagaagcagcaacagcttcaagccgatcaagatttgctcaacgatagatggactaacgtcctggcagctgaggaatacggccgCGAGCGACCacccaaaagttacccaaagcgcaaattactacctcaattcgacgatgaggcgttggagcccgtgcCATCAacacacaatgcggctgaccgaccaccacatggtcgggacAAAGAGGCAACccaagctgaacaccagcccgtactacctcgcTGTAAAGGCAGGGATAAAACAACTCGGGCATATACATATGACCTTTGGCAgaacctggacagtagagcaggacataccagctcgatctacggatcgcgggggtgtgccccgacac
The sequence above is drawn from the Triticum aestivum cultivar Chinese Spring chromosome 7A, IWGSC CS RefSeq v2.1, whole genome shotgun sequence genome and encodes:
- the LOC123151760 gene encoding probable calcium-binding protein CML32, with amino-acid sequence MDTRQSVAAVVKPSLDGGAPATASFRLRNGSLNSVRLRRVFDLFDKNGDGQITVDELAQALDSLGLVADREGLASTVGAYVPEGAAGLRFQDFECLHRELGDALFGALDDVPEDGEAGAGGDEEEMKEAFKVFDVDGDGFISATELQEVLKKLGLPEGSSLATVRQMICNVDRNSDGRVDFGEFKCMMKGITVLGA